From a region of the Cucumis sativus cultivar 9930 chromosome 6, Cucumber_9930_V3, whole genome shotgun sequence genome:
- the LOC101222855 gene encoding probable serine/threonine-protein kinase PBL7, giving the protein MNHHQKLAYYFILALCSSSFIALLSVLLFFLCRRNHSHRQLSDESPPPAKPSARPHTLIDIYTATEGFNHRRVIGEGRLGTVYAALSETGELIAVKRIYPWLVLSNNNAGFGFSSVIKSLSSAQHPNLVSITGYSEAPGERIIVMEYAGVVNLDMYLHQNADGAFLLNWKHRVKIAAGAARGLQYLHESMAPSVIHGCVKPSNILIDAQFIPKLSDYGLNYLAAREKRGLVGYVDDEYWKGKSGQGNCKENDVYGYGVVLLELLSGRGCEEGWLVKWALPLIKEMRFSEVLDPRIEYPSDLKPLMRMGKVALACVGNCRKSRPAIGQVVAILNNLETQVCV; this is encoded by the coding sequence ATGAATCACCACCAGAAACTTGCTTATTACTTCATCTTAGCACTCTGTTCTTCATCTTTCATCGCTCTTCTCTCTgttctcctcttcttcctctgcAGAAGAAACCACTCTCATCGTCAACTCTCCGACGAGTCCCCTCCGCCTGCAAAGCCCTCTGCTCGACCCCACACGCTAATCGACATCTACACCGCCACCGAAGGTTTCAACCACCGCCGCGTCATCGGTGAAGGCCGATTAGGCACAGTCTATGCTGCCTTATCGGAAACAGGGGAACTCATCGCCGTCAAAAGAATCTACCCATGGTTGGTTTTAAGCAATAATAATGCTGGATTTGGGTTCTCTTCAGTAATCAAATCCCTCTCTTCCGCTCAACACCCAAATCTCGTCTCCATCACTGGCTACTCAGAAGCCCCCGGTGAACGAATCATCGTTATGGAATACGCCGGCGTCGTGAATTTAGACATGTATTTACATCAAAACGCAGATGGggcatttcttttaaattggAAACATCGTGTGAAAATCGCAGCAGGGGCAGCCAGAGGACTTCAATACTTACACGAATCAATGGCGCCGAGCGTGATCCATGGGTGCGTGAAGCCATCAAACATTCTAATCGACGCCCAATTCATCCCGAAACTCAGCGATTACGGGCTGAATTACTTGGCGGCGAGAGAGAAAAGGGGGTTGGTGGGTTATGTGGACGATGAGTACTGGAAAGGTAAGAGCGGACAGGGGAATTGCAAGGAGAACGATGTGTACGGATATGGGGTTGTGTTGTTGGAGCTTTTGAGTGGAAGGGGTTGTGAAGAAGGATGGTTGGTGAAATGGGCTCTGCCCTTGATAAAAGAGATGAGATTCAGTGAAGTTTTGGATCCAAGAATTGAGTATCCATCTGATTTGAAGCCATTGATGAGAATGGGGAAGGTAGCGTTGGCTTGTGTGGGGAATTGTAGAAAGAGCAGACCGGCGATCGGTCAAGTAGTTGccattttgaataatttggaAACTCAGGTatgtgtttga
- the GRX1 gene encoding glutaredoxin, translating to MHQAIPYRTWIPAAASSSCKAHEPSGDGVEKLVSKNAVVVLARRGCCMSHVLKLLLLGHGANPAVVVVGEEDEVDTAGEIGKFASGGGDGRVQFPVVFIGGKMFGGLEKVMAAHISGELVPALKDAGALWL from the coding sequence ATGCACCAAGCAATTCCGTACCGGACGTGGATTCCTGCCGCTGCCTCCTCCTCCTGCAAGGCGCACGAGCCTTCCGGTGATGGGGTTGAGAAATTAGTGTCCAAAAACGCCGTTGTGGTTCTAGCGAGGCGCGGGTGTTGTATGAGCCATGTTTTGAAACTGTTGTTGTTGGGCCACGGTGCCAACCCGGCCGTGGTCGTGGTtggtgaagaagatgaagtcGATACTGCCGGGGAGATTGGAAAATTTGCCTCCGGCGGTGGAGATGGAAGAGTGCAGTTTCCGGTGGTGTTTATTGGAGGGAAGATGTTTGGTGGGTTGGAAAAAGTGATGGCGGCTCATATTTCCGGTGAATTGGTACCGGCGTTAAAAGATGCCGGTGCTTTGTGGCTTTGA
- the LOC101222614 gene encoding NAC domain-containing protein 73, which translates to MIIIIKIMEAYGSIMCPSCAYPLEIDEVNRSLVEDWGKLPAGVKFDPSDQQILEHLEAKVKEDKQKLHPLIHHFILTLDGDDGICYTHPQYLPGMRKDGGVRHFFHRSPKAYTSGTRKRRKVRTDEEEGTDTRWHKTGKTRAVSDGSGGSDSRVMGFKKILVLYSNYGNQKKPRKTNWVMHQYHLGVTEEEKDGQWVASKVFFQLQPRQTSIMPSNSIHQTRGGEASSLV; encoded by the exons atgataattattattaaaataatggaaGCATATGGAAGCATAATGTGTCCATCTTGTGCATATCCTCTTGAAATTGATGAGGTAAATAGATCGTTGGTCGAAGATTGGGGAAAGCTACCAGCGGGAGTGAAGTTTGATCCAAGTGATCAACAAATTTTGGAACACTTAGAGGCAAAAGTGAAAGAAGATAAACAAAAGCTTCATCCTCTCATTCATCATTTCATTCTCACGTTGGATGGAGATGATGGCATTTGTTACACTCATCCTCAATATCTTCctg GAATGAGGAAAGATGGGGGAGTCCGACACTTTTTCCATAGGTCACCAAAAGCATATACATCAGGGACAAGAAAACGCAGGAAAGTTAGAacagatgaagaagaaggcaCAGACACGAGATGGCACAAAACTGGTAAGACAAGAGCAGTGAGCGACGGCAGCGGTGGCAGCGACAGTCGGGTGATGGGTTTCAAGaagattttagttttgtattcAAATTATGGGAACCAAAAGAAACCACGAAAAACAAACTGGGTAATGCATCAATACCATTTGGGTGTAacagaagaggagaaagatgGGCAATGGGTGGCTTCAAAAGTCTTCTTCCAATTACAGCCTCGTCAAACCTCAATCATGCCTTCTAATTCTATACATCAAACAAGGGGAGGAGAAGCCTCTTCTCTTGTTTGA
- the LOC101220489 gene encoding guanylate-binding protein 2 → MISYFRGKGNSADVSTPQSASSLSSSSTGTGPARPIRLVYCDEKGKFRMDPEAVATLQLVKEPIGVVSVCGRARQGKSFILNQLLGRSSGFQVASTHRPCTKGLWLWSTPLKRTALDGTEYNLLLLDSEGIDAYDQTGTYSTQIFSLAVLLSSMFVYNQMGGIDEAALDRLSLVTQMTKHIRVRAAGGRTTSAELGQFSPIFVWLLRDFYLDLVEDNRRITPRDYLELALRPVQGSGKDIAAKNEIRDSIRALFPDRDCFTLVRPLNNENDLQRLDQISLDKLRPEFRSGLDAFTKFVFERTRPKQVGATVMTGPILVGITESYLNALNHGAVPTITSSWQSVEEAECRRAYDHAAEVYMSTFDRSKPPEEAALREAHETAVQKSLAAFNSSAVGVGPVRKKYEGLLEKFYRKAFEDYKRNAYTEADLQCTNAIQSMEKRLRVACHASDANINNVVKVLGALLSEYEASSHGPGKWQKLATFLHQSLEGPVLDLIKRLIDQVGSEKNSLALKCRSIEDQLNLLKKQLEASEKYKSDYLKRYEDAINDKKKVADDYMNRITNLQGDCSSLDERCSSLKKTVEQAKQESLDWKRKYETVLSKLKAEEDQANSDIAILKSRSSAAEARLAAAREQSQSAQEEAEEWKRKFEIALRDTKAALEKAALAEERTNKQTRLREDDLRKEFSNILSVKEDELKDKATKIKQVEEHLTTLGLELKVAESKIGSYDVEVSSLRHEIKDLKERLETANAKAQSFEKEARMLLQEKVHLDQKYLSEFQRFDEVQERCRFAEHEAKKATEIADKARNEASAAQEGKNEMQRLAMERMAQIERAERQIENLERQKKDLVEDLQRIRESEMEAVSRVASLEGRVEEREKEIESLLKSNNEQRTSTVQVLQGLLDSERSAHAEANNRAEALSLQLQSAHAKIDLLQQQLTEVRLNETALDGRLKTASHGKRPRADDGDMGMESVQDMDTSERILRVNKRSRSTSSPMKYTQPEDGGSIFKGDEDNNHSQQTNQDYTKFTVQKLKQELTKHNFGAELLQLKNPNKKDVLSLYEKCVLKL, encoded by the exons ATGATCAGCTATTTCAGAGGGAAGGGCAATTCCGCCGATGTTTCAACTCCGCAGTCTGCTTCTTCGCTGTCTTCGTCCTCCACGGGGACTGGTCCGGCGAGGCCAATTCGTCTTGTTTACTGCGATGAGAAAGGAAAGTTTCGGATGGATCCTGAAGCTGTTGCTACCTTACAGCTTGTAAAAGAGCCAATTGGTGTCGTCTCTGTTTGTGGCCGTGCTCGTCAGGGAAAGAGCTTCATTTTAAATCAA ctTCTTGGGAGGAGTAGTGGGTTTCAAGTAGCATCTACCCATCGGCCTTGTACTAAAGGGCTATGGCTCTGGAGTACACCCTTGAAAAGAACTGCCCTTGATGGAACTGAGTACAATCTTTTACTATTAGATAGTGAAGGAATTGATGCGTATGATCAAACG GGAACATACAGCACCCAGATTTTTTCTCTAGCCGTTCTCTTATCTAGCATGTTTGTCTATAATCAG ATGGGTGGAATAGATGAAGCTGCACTTGATCGTTTATCTCTTGTCACTCAAATGACTAAACATATTCGTGTTAGGGCTGCTGGGGGCAGAACTACATCTGCTGAGCTTGGTCAATTCTCTCCAATCTTTGTTTGGCTTCTAAGG GACTTCTATTTGGATCTAGTTGAGGACAATAGGAGAATAACACCTCGGGACTATCTGGAACTTGCTTTGAGGCCAGTTCAAGGAAGTGGAAAAGACATAGCTGCTAAGAATGAG ATTCGTGATTCAATTAGAGCACTGTTTCCTGATAGAGACTGCTTTACTCTTGTGCGTCCTctgaataatgaaaatgatcTCCAAAGACTTGATCAAATATCT TTGGATAAACTAAGGCCTGAATTTAGGTCTGGACTTGATgcatttactaaatttgtttttgagaGGACAAGGCCTAAGCAAGTTGGAGCAACTGTTATGACAGGTCCAATTTTGGTTGGTATAACAGAGTCTTACCTTAATGCTCTAAACCATGGTGCAGTGCCTACGATAACCTCCTCTTGGCAG AGTGTCGAAGAAGCGGAGTGTAGAAGGGCGTATGATCATGCTGCTGAAGTGTATATGTCTACTTTTGACCGGTCAAAGCCACCAGAAGAA GCAGCATTGAGGGAAGCACATGAAACTGCTGTTCAAAAATCACTTGCTGCATTTAATTCGAGTGCTGTAGGTGTTGGTCCAGTGAGGAAAAAATATGAGGGACTACTTGagaaattttatagaaaagcATTTGAG GATTACAAAAGAAATGCATATACAGAAGCAGACTTGCAATGCACGAATGCTATACAAAGCATGGAAAAGAGGTTGAGAGTTGCTTGCCATGCTTCTGATGCAAATATCAATAATGTTGTGAAg GTTCTTGGTGCTCTTCTGTCTGAGTATGAAGCATCATCCCACGGTCCTGGAAAGTGGCAGAAGCTGGCAACATTTTTACACCAGAG TTTGGAGGGTCCAGTACTCGACCTTATAAAAAGACTCATTGATCAAGTTGGATCAGAGAAGAATTCCCTCGCTTTGAAATGTCGCTCAATTGAAGACCAGCTGAATTTGCTTAAGAAGCAGCTGGAAGCCAGTGAGAAGTATAAGTCTGATTATCTGAAGCGATATGAGGATGCCATCAATGATAAGAAAAAGGTTGCTGATGACTACATGAATCGTATAACTAATCTACAGGGTGACTGCAGTTCTCTTGATGAGAGATGCTCTAGCCTGAAGAAAACAGTGGAGCAAGCAAAGCAAGAATCATTggattggaaaagaaaatatgaaactGTCTTGTCAAAGTTGAAAGCTGAGGAAGATCAAGCTAATTCAGATATTGCTATTTTGAAGTCCAGGAGCAGTGCTGCTGAAGCAAGGCTGGCGGCTGCTCGGGAACAATCTCAGTCTGCACAAGAAGAGGCAGAAGAGTGGAAGAGGAAATTTGAGATTGCTTTAAGAGATACTAAAGCTGCTCTTGAAAAAGCTGCACTTGCAGAAGAACGCACAAATAAGCAAACAAGACTTAGAGAAGATGATTTGAGGAAAGAATTCTCCAATATTTTGTCTGTGAAG GAAGATGAATTGAAGGACAAAGCAACAAAAATTAAGCAAGTTGAGGAGCATTTGACAACTTTAGGGCTTGAGCTGAAG GTTGCCGAGTCAAAAATTGGGAGTTATGATGTGGAAGTATCTTCTTTGAGGCATGAAATAAAAGACTTAAAGGAGAGGTTGGAAACCGCAAATGCAAAGGCTCAATCGTTTgagaaagaagcaagaatGTTGCTGCAAGAAAAGGTTCATTTGGATCAGAAGTACTTATCTGAATTTCAAAGGTTTGATGAAGTTCAGGAAAGATGTAGATTTGCTGAACACGAAGCTAAGAAGGCTACTGAAATTGCTGATAAAGCAAGAAATGAAGCTAGTGCTGCTCAAGAGGGAAAGAATGAGATGCAGAGGTTGGCAATGGAGCGCATGGCCCAAATAGAGAGGGCCGAAAGGCAAATTGAAAATCTGGAAAGGCAGAAGAAAGATTTGGTGGAAGATTTGCAACGAATTCGGGAGTCAGAGATGGAAGCAGTGTCAAGAGTTGCATCATTGGAAGGAAGAgttgaagaaagggaaaaagaaatagagtcTCTATTGAAGTCGAACAATGAGCAGCGTACTAGCACTGTTCAAGTTCTTCAGGGTCTTCTGGATTCAGAACGTTCTGCACATGCAGAGGCCAACAATAGGGCTGAGGCTCTCTCTCTTCAGTTGCAATCTGCTCATGCAAAAATCGATCTACTCCAACAACAATTGACTGAAGTCCGTCTTAATGAGACAGCTTTGGATGGTAGGCTGAAGACTGCTTCTCATGGGAAACGTCCAAGGGCGGATGATGGTGATATGGGCATGGAATCCGTTCAAGACATGGACACAAGTGAGAGAATTTTAAGAGTGAATAAAAGATCTAGAAGCACAAGTAGTCCTATGAAGTACACTCAGCCAGAGGATGGTGGGTCAATTTTCAAAGGCGATGAAGATAATAATCATAGCCAGCAAACAAATCAGGACTATACCAAGTTCACAGTTCAGAAGCTTAAGCAAGAACTCACAAAACATAACTTTGGTGCCGAACTTCTTCAGTTGAAGAATCCCAACAAAAAAGACGTTCTTTCGCTCTATGAGAAATGTGTACTCAAACTATGA
- the LOC101223091 gene encoding receptor-like protein kinase HSL1: MPFCSFLFLLCFPLFSFALNQEGHILQAFKRSIEDRGNAFSSWNATDPDPCLWNGVTCDEHRQVISLELISSAISSTFPLQLCKLPHLLYLSLYNNTFHSILPPAISNCTTLEFLDLGQNLLTGSIPSSIADLRHLRYLDLSGNNFSGRIPPSFGQFPQLEAFSLISNLVGGTVPPFLGNITSLKMMNLSYNSFDPGRIPPELGNLMNLEVLWLTGCKLQGEIPDSFRGLKNLILLDLSSNNLTGVFPKALTELTHVTQIELFGNYMSGALPDTFSKLKALRMFDVSMNNFSGPIPSSLFELPLESLNAFENNFEGSLPESMAKSRSLKEIKLFANKFTGALPVDLGKYSALASLDISNNFFSGSIPENLCAKGALTEIMMINNLFSGELPSSLGNCQSLTRIRLGNNNFTGPVPENIWGLPDVSLLELTNNTFSGKISKKIGNSKMLSMILISRNNFSGTIPREIGSLKNLVEFSADHNKLIGNIPDSIMKLNRLAKLDLRNNKLSGLLDHRLYAWERLNELNLANNNFSGKIPPAIAFLPVLNYLDLSGNQFSGEIPHGLQNVNLNVLNLSYNHLTGILPSYFERSMYKNSFLGNPGLCKGENDACHLIHSSKSGGRGGEEKECDEEGGCLWLQRSIFVFVGVTLFVGAVLFHVKYKTFVKTRSLNIKSKWIMTSFQKLSFDYDDIVDSLDEDNVIGSGGSCLVYKIVLANGETIAVKKLWPELPDDCKSIDLENNCTEVNAFDAEVMTLGEIRHKNIVKLLCCCTNGECNLLVYEYMPNGSLGDMLHGIKKELLDWQTRYKIALDAAEGLSYLHHDCVPPIIHRDVKSNNILLDAEFGAKIADFGIAMTVDISKVKTMSVIAGSCGYIAPEYAYTLNVNEKSDIFSYGMVILELITGRRPTDLECEENDLVKWVRTTLEGKGLSHILDPKLDSSHQEEMLKVLNIGLLCTNPLPSDRPPMRRVVTMLLEVRMDCNSMIAWRKGRLTPYNFEDSENAA; encoded by the exons ATGCCTTTCTGTTCATTCCTTTTCCTCCTCTGTTTTCCTCTGTTTTCCTTCGCCCTCAATCAAGAGGGTCATATTCTTCAGGCCTTTAAGCGCTCTATAGAGGATCGTGGCAATGCCTTCTCTTCCTGGAATGCAACTGACCCTGATCCCTGTTTATGGAATGGTGTCACATGTGACGAACATCGTCAAGTCATTTCCCTTGAGCTCATCAGCTCTGctatttcttcaactttcccTCTTCAACTCTGTAAGCTTCCACATCTTCTTTACCTTTCTCTTTACAATAATACCTTTCATTCCATTCTCCCTCCTGCCATTTCCAACTGTACTACTCTTGAGTTTCTTGACCTTGGCCAAAATCTCCTCACCGGTTCTATCCCTTCCTCAATTGCTGATTTGCGTCATCTTCGTTACTTGGATTTGTCCGGCAACAATTTCTCCGGCCGAATACCTCCCTCTTTCGGTCAGTTTCCGCAACTAGAGGCGTTTTCGCTTATTTCGAATCTTGTGGGTGGTACCGTTCCTCCGTTTCTTGGGAACATTACTTCTCTTAAGATGATGAATTTGTCTTACAACTCTTTTGACCCTGGGAGAATCCCTCCGGAGTTAGGTAATCTGATGAATCTTGAGGTTCTTTGGTTGACGGGTTGTAAATTACAAGGGGAAATTCCTGACTCGTTTAGAGGGCTCAAGAACCTCATTCTTCTGGATTTGAGCAGTAACAATCTTACTGGGGTGTTCCCGAAAGCGCTGACGGAGTTAACCCATGTGACACAGATTGAGTTGTTTGGCAATTATATGTCCGGCGCGTTACCAGATACGTTTTCGAAACTCAAGGCGTTGCGCATGTTCGACGTCTCAATGAATAATTTTTCTGGGCCAATTCCGAGTAGCTTGTTTGAGTTGCCGCTTGAAAGCCTTAATGCGTTTGAGAATAATTTCGAGGGTAGCTTGCCGGAAAGCATGGCGAAGTCGAGGTCCTTGAAAGAGATTAAGTTATTTGCGAACAAATTCACGGGGGCGTTACCAGTGGATTTGGGAAAATATTCGGCTCTGGCATCGTTGGACATTTCGAACAACTTCTTTTCCGGCAGCATTCCGGAGAACTTATGTGCAAAGGGGGCATTGACGGAGATAATGATGATCAACAACCTTTTTTCCGGCGAACTCCCATCAAGTCTCGGCAATTGCCAGAGTCTGACCAGGATCCGATTAGGGAACAACAATTTTACTGGTCCTGTACCAGAAAATATATGGGGACTTCCAGATGTTTCTCTTCTTGAACTTACAAACAACACCTTCTCGGGCAaaatctcaaagaaaataggCAATTCCAAGATGTTGAGTATGATTCTTATTTCTAGGAACAATTTCTCAGGAACAATTCCAAGGGAGATTGGTTCTTTGAAGAATCTGGTCGAGTTTTCTGCTGACCATAACAAATTAATCGGAAATATCCCTGACAGCATTATGAAATTGAATCGGCTAGCTAAGTTAGATCTTCGAAACAACAAGCTTTCCGGGTTGCTCGACCACAGGCTTTATGCCTGGGAGAGGTTGAATGAGCTCAATTTGGCCAATAATAACTTCTCTGGGAAAATTCCCCCGGCAATTGCTTTCTTGCCAGTACTTAATTACCTTGATCTTTCAGGCAATCAGTTTTCTGGAGAAATCCCACATGGGTTACAGAATGTGAACCTCAATGTTCTGAATCTATCATACAACCACTTAACTGGAATACTTCCTTCCTATTTTGAGAGATCAATGTACAAAAATAGCTTTCTGGGCAATCCTGGATTGTGTAAGGGAGAAAATGATGCGTGTCATCTAATTCATTCTTCAAAAAGTGGAGGAAGAggtggagaagaaaaagaatgtgaTGAGGAAGGAGGTTGCCTTTGGCTGCAGCGATCTATCTTTGTATTTGTAGGTGTAACTCTCTTTGTGGGAGCGGTTTTGTTCCATGTCAAGTACAAGACATTCGTCAAGACAAGAAGTTTAaacatcaaatcaaaatggatAATGACATCGTTCCAAAAGCTTTCTTTTGACTATGACGACATTGTGGATTCTCTAGATGAAGACAATGTGATAGGCAGTGGAGGCTCTTGCTTAGTTTACAAGATCGTTCTCGCCAATGGCGAGACCATTGCGGTTAAGAAACTTTGGCCCGAGCTGCCTGATGATTGCAAGAGCATCGATCTCGAGAATAATTGCACTGAAGTTAATGCTTTTGATGCAGAAGTAATGACTTTGGGTGAAATAAGGCATAAAAACATAGTGAAACTTTTGTGTTGTTGTACTAATGGAGAATGCAACCTTTTGGTCTATGAATATATGCCTAATGGGAGCTTAGGTGATATGCTTCATGGCATTAAAAAAGAGTTATTGGATTGGCAAACAAGATACAAGATAGCCTTGGATGCTGCTGAGGGGCTTTCTTATCTTCATCACGATTGTGTTCCTCCAATTATACACAGAGATGTCAAGTCCAATAACATCTTGTTGGATGCCGAATTTGGAGCCAAGATAGCAGATTTTGGAATAGCTATGACCGTTGATATATCAAAGGTTAAAACCATGTCGGTCATTGCTGGTTCTTGTGGTTATATTGCCCCAG AGTATGCCTATACATTGAATGTAAACGAGAAGAGCGATATCTTCAGCTATGGTATGGTAATCCTTGAATTGATAACAGGGAGGCGGCCAACCGACCTCGAATGCGAAGAAAATGATCTTGTCAAATGGGTAAGAACCACTTTAGAAGGGAAAGGCCTCAGCCATATTCTAGATCCCAAATTGGATTCCTCACACCAGGAGGAAATGTTGAAGGTCCTCAACATTGGCCTCCTATGCACCAACCCTCTACCTAGCGACCGCCCGCCCATGAGACGAGTGGTTACAATGTTGTTAGAAGTTCGTATGGATTGCAATTCGATGATTGCATGGAGAAAAGGAAGATTGACTCCATATAATTTCGAAGATAGTGAAAATGCAGCATAG